The sequence TAGTGGCAAAAGGCGGGGGACATCTTGCAGAAAAAATCAAGCAAATTGCTCAGCAATACGGAATACCGATCCAGCGGGACAATGATCTGGTCGATCTTCTTGCCCAGATTGATGTTGATCGTGAAATTCCGTCGGAATTATATGCTGCGGTTGCAGAAGTATTAAGCTGGATATATCGTGCAAACAATGAAATACGGAAGGAGCTTTTTTAATGAAAAAAGTGGTATTATGGTTGCTTTCGATGGTTGTTGTCCTTAGTGCCGAAAGCATGGATATTCTTTTTCTGGGGATTTTCGAAGGAGGTGCACCGTCCTTTGAAAAAAGCTATGAACAGATGCTGCGGGAAAATCTTGCCACTTTTGACGGCACCAATCTCATTGACCGGGCTCAAACAGAGAAATTCAAGAGTATGCTCGATTTCCGCGGTACACCCGTTTTATCCAAGACGCTGGCTCTTTCATTACAACGCCACTATATGGATACCATACTGGTCGTGTGGGGAGAAATAAGAAATTACACCGTTACTCCCTACAGGCGAAATTTAATTGGAAGCGGGATTATCGGTAAGGTTACCGCATCGCTGACCATGTACAGTCTCCGTGATCGGGATATGGCTTTTGCGGGTGATATCGAATGTGAAATTGCAATAGGGAAAGATCTGTTTTATTTCGGTTCAATGAAAAAACTCCATATTTCTGCCGCCGAACAGAGCAAAATTATTGAAACACTTTCGGTTGAAGCAGCCAATAAATCGGCTCAGATGGTAAAAGCTGTTGCCCGGGCTAAAATTGAGCAGACAAGATTAGAATTCACGGGCGTAGAAGAATATAAAGAACCGTCAATATCCGATGTTTTTAATATTCCGAGTGTTGAAGGGTCCGAGGTCGGTTTTGGTGAAGAGGATACGGAGCAGTCGGAACCGTCGGTGCCGGAAGCTCCCAGTGAAGTATCCTCTGAGGAACCGCAAGACCAGAATGCGCCGGAATAAAACAAAAGGACCAAACAGATCATAGATTTTTCTATTGCAAAACAGCCGCCCATTTTATAGAATTATAATTCATTAAATATACCCGGTTAATTCGGGTGAATATGGGTGTATTGTTATTTCGATACAAATAAATAATTTAGTATTTAAGCCTATAACTAATATATATTTAATCTGTTTCGGCCACCTGGCCAACCGATAAGGAGAAGTATATGCCGGAGATTGGCTCATACAAGAATGTATTTGACGACCAGAATGAGTTCAATAAGCTTAACGACCTGATCCTGGGCGCAATACAGGAGTTCTCGAGTTACCGCAAAGGAAATCTTACCTATGGTGAAATTATGTTTGTCATGGAGTGTATTCTCGATTCCCTGCGGTCATCGTCCGAGAAAGATGCTCAATTGACTTCAAAAATCAAAGGCGCCGAAGGACCGCCAACATTCACTACCTTGATGTCGATTACCTCCCGGCTTGTTGAGCGATTAGTTAAAAAAGGTGTAATCACTTCAAATGATGAAACTTTCATTCTTCATGGGGAAGAATAAATTGATGTGTGTTATTTCATTTTCACGGAGGATTGAGTACTGGTGAATTCAAGCAACAAGAGAAATGAATATAAAATCAAACTCCAGTTTCCCGGCGATAGTGAGTACATTCCTCCTATCAGAAAATTTGTAGCGGAAACGCTGCAGGCATGCAATTTTAACCCGAAATTTGCTTACAGGTCCGAGATCATTGTTGATGAAGTTTGTAATAATGCAGTCTTATACGGATGCAAGTCATCCGAATCAATGGTGGAACTTTTATTCAATATCTATCCAAACCGGACCGAATTCATTATCAAAGATCCGGGCGGCTCGAAGGATGATATTGATCGTTTAAGAAAAACTGTTGAAAAACGGGGTGAAAGTGTCCAGCTCGAACCTCGCAGTAAGAAAGATAAACTGGGTCTGGAAATTGTTCGCATGCTTTCGGAGGAGATGGATTTTCAGATTGATGAGAATAATCTTACCACTGTGCGGGTGGTAAGGAAAAAAGACGATATAGAACCTGCACCCCAGGAAAAATAACTTTTCAGGAAAAGAAAGAGCATAATCAATGGAATCAATGCGCATTGAGATATGGCAAACTCAAGATACTCCCAACACAACTGTTTTGCATGTCATAAATGAACTTGATGGAGCAAGTGTCGAGAAACTCAATGAGGTATTCGATGAAGTCCTGCATAAGTATCCGAGGTATGTCATTGCCGATCTTTCTCAGGTAACTCTTTTTTCTTCTGCCGCGCTTGGCCGCTTTATGGGATTCAAAAAGCGCCTTGTTGAGAGCAAAGGAGATCTGGTTTTTACCGGGTTAACGCTTGATATCAGGACCCAGCTGTCGTCGTTGGGCGCCTTTAAAATATTCGAATCCTACCCCAACGTACGATCGGCGGTAAATGCTTATAAATGGGAACATGAAGGAATTTCTCAGTCGCTCACCCTTTCTTTCCCTCCCGAGCTTCACTTTGTCCCGCCGGTCCGTCAGCTGGTCAGCAGGATTGCCAAACAGAAAGGATACAGCAGCCGCGATTCTTTTCGTTTGGAGACCATTGTTGATGAAGTCTGTAATAATGCGGTAGAACATGGTGATGCCGATGCCTATCGTGATATAGAACTGTTTCTCGGGATCGACCGTGAAAAAGTTGAAATCAAGGTAATCAATACCAGTAATCCGGCTAAGGTTGAAGTACTGAAACAATTGTCAAACTCAATTTCGAAAACTGCTGTTCCTCAGCTTGACGACAAACGGGGACGGGGGCTTACACTTATTAAAATGCTGTCAAATAATTTATCAATAGATTTTTCTGAAAACGGAACAACAGTCCATGTTACTCGATTAAGAGGGGATTAGGATATGGAGTCTCAAATTGATCTTGAATATAAAGATCTAAAAGGCGTGCAAACAGCGAAAGTAGTCAAATTTGTCGGCGACCTTGATGCCACCAATGTTGAGTTTGTGCTTGAAAAAATATGCAATTTAATGGATGATGGCTTTGTTAATATTGTTGCCGATTTTAAAAAATTGCGCTATGTGAACAGTACAGGGCTGGGTGTACTTTTACATTTCAACAAATCCTCAAAAGAAAAAGGTGGAAGCTTCAAAATTGCCAATGTCAATGAAAATGTCTACGAGATCATCGAGATTATCGGCGCATCTTCGCTCCTGGAAATTTATGATGATGTTGATGAAGCAATTGAAGCGCTGAAATAACGCTGTTTCCTAATCCTTTTTTATTCCTTTTTTATCGAGTTGTAACAAGATAAAAATTACACACATTTATATATTTATGTTTCATTTAAACGGTGGAGTTGGTGCTGTATGAAGATGTTTTTACAGATGTGTCTTATTAGCCTGGTTGTAATCGGATTGAATTGCCAGAAAAAGGGTTCAACCGAAAAGGAACTGGTTAAAATCGGCAGAAAAGTTTTCACTCAACAGGATTACGATGCATTTCAGCAAATGCGAATGAATTATCCGATGCGAATGACCGGTATATTTCCCGGAAACCGTTCGAATATTACTTTTATGGTAGAGACTGAAGTCGTCTATCGGGAAAAGGCAAGGGGAAGCGAAATTTACCGTGAAGTGATCAACGGAGACGACTTGAAATGGAAAAAGAAGTTTTACCCGGCTCAGCTTTATCTCAGAGATATTCTGGATCGAAATCTCGGGTTTTCCAATGATAAGATCAAAGAGTATTACAATAAGCACAAAAGCAGGTTCAAAGATACAGTAAAAGTATATGACACACTTAAGGTTGCAAAAACTGAAGAGGAGATGGAGGACACAAGCGATACCGGCACATCAAAAGACTCACTTGTTGCCCGCGACTCTGTTTATACCAAAGCGCTTGTGCAGGTACGTCCGGAAATAGTTGAAGAGATGTTTGTCAAAGAAAATCCTCCCTCACCTGAGCATTATGAGAAATTTGTCGCAGAAAACGATTCAACACAAATCGATTCTGTAAAAGCCCATAAAGAATGGATCTATTCGATCAAAAATGATCTCCCGACTTTTTTCATGAAAAAAACATACAAAGAAATATACAAGGAGGAATTCCCCGAATCTATGAGCGAATGGTATGGTAAGGGGAAAAAGATTACTCCTGATGATATGGAAGTAATTCTCGGCTGGATTCCTGAGGCACAACGGGAACATTACAGGGAAGATTCCGCCAAAATCAAAAATCTTGCAGAATGGTTGCTCAAATGGGAACTCTTTTCGAAGAGGGCCGAAGATATCGGTTATTCAACTACGCAGGAAATGAAACAGATTCTCGATTGGGTTGAAAAATATGATGTTACTGATAAATATATCGAAGAAAAGCTTTATGAAAAAGCCGAAGAGGCCGTAACCCTCGATACCGCAATGTGTATGTATGCATTCTGGGATGACCGGGGCGCCTACAATCCACCTCCTGATACGGAAGCCCTTAAAAAAGCCTTCGAGCGGTATAATGAAAAAGAAGTGGAAATGAAACTTGAGGGAAAAATCTACGAAATGAGAAGCAAAGCAGGCGTCAGCTTCCTCCAGGAAGATTTCAACGATGAGAAAGACAAGGATCCCGACACGCTTCTCGCCAAGGCGAATACAGCCCGCGATTCGGGTAAAACCGACGAAGCCGAGAATCTGTATAGTACCCTCGTCAAGTCCTTTCCGTTTACCGAAGAAGGGCATGAGGCCCTGGCCGAATATGCCAAGATCCAGACCGAAAAAGAACGCTATCACAAAGCTATCAGAAACTACCGTAAATACCTCATGCTCGGCGATGCTGGCAGCACGAAGAAATGCAATACCTTTTTCATGGTGGGCTTTATTTACGATGAATATCTCAGCAAGCCCGAAATGGCTGAAATCAATTACAAATGGGTATTGGAACATTCACCCGATTGTGAACTTGCCGATGATGCTGAATTCATGGTGCAGCATCTTGATGAGCCGATGACCAGTGTCGAAGAGCTTCGGGGTGAAGCCGAACGTCAGGGCAGAATCATTGAAGATACCGAGCCTGTTGAGGAATCATCGGTTGATGCCATGAAAGAAGAAGCTGCAGAAACACAATCATAAGCGATTACTTTTACTGCAAATAATCTGAAAGCCCGGTAAAAAATATTTTACCGGGCTTTTTTAATTGCTTTTTGAGGGATACGTGTTCGCTGTTTCCGCCTTTTCCGCCGAGGGCTTTCTTTCGGGAAAGCAGAGTTCCTGAAAATTGCAGTACTTACAGACTGACGGCGACGGAGATTGAGGAAAGTTATCGATTGGAAGGGGTATATTCTGTTCCACATTGCAGCAATAGCTCTGCATTTCCTTTGTCTGTTGCTGTACTGTTTCAAAGAATGCGTGCAATTCTCTCTCACTCAGTTTTAACTCAAATTCGGAAAATTCGGGATAAAGGTAGATGATTTTCGGGAATATTCTGTTCCATTGCAGTTGAAAATTGCTGCTCGCCGCCGCTGCATAGCCGATGAGTTGATTTGAATGCTTGTAGGCATCCTTTTGTCCGGTTTTCCAGTCGAGAATATAGATGTCGTCTTCCACAGGAAATAAAAAGTCCATTTTGCAGTATGCCTTGAGGTCATTGAGACGGGTTTCTCCGTATCCCGGCGGCTCAATCATCCAGTTGTTTTTGTTTGTCAAAGCTTTCATGTATATCCAGTTATAGATCGGGCTCTTAAGAAGGTTTGTAAGACACTGCTCGATTTTCTTCTGTGCATCAGCAACCGAAACCTTCCGGCCATGGCCGTAGTAAACTTCCAGTAAGGTTTTGGTCGAAAAATATTCTTCTGCTTTCTTTTTTGCATACTCAAAAAAACGGCCTTCATCAATAGAACTGTCATCAGCTTGAAGACGACGCAGGAAAGCCTCGATAATATCATGGACCACGTTTCCGATTTCGAGGGGGGAAGAAGTCAACGCTTTCAACTGTTTGATTTTATAGAGGGGGATATCGGGAACGAATTTCGAGTAATAGGTATAAAAATACATCCGTTTACACTTGTCGAATGTTTCGTACCGGGATATCGACCAGCCTAAAACAGGGCTGTATTTATAGGTTTCATATTTGAGGATCATTAATAAAAAACCTTCCGTGATTGCTTACCGTTAAAATACAATCAGGGAAGGTTGCGGTGGTTTGTCGGTGCTCTTAGCCCGACATTTATGGAAACAGAAGGACTTACATTTTATTGATAAACGCCTGCGCGTCGGTGCAGGTTTCCAGCTCGATTTTCAAATTGGTGATATCATCACGGGTAATGCCTGCTTCGGCGGTACCTGAAGAGCATGATGCGGTTACGGGTTCAGGTTGAGGCTGGGGGAGAGCGTAATGCGACCCTTTTCCACTACCCTTTTGAATGATTCTCTGAAGAATTTCGTATATGGCCGATTCATGATTGGCAGTCTCAATCTGATTTGTCTGCTGGCTGGTGAGGGGAAGACATTTTTTCTTGTGATAGATAATCGGTTTAAGGCAAGATGGGCAATTAAGAATAACAAGCGATGCATTTGAAGTCAAGAAGATCTCACATTTCTGTCTGCACGAAGGGCACTTTACTTCTAAGAAATTGACCATTTCCTTCCAACCTCTCTTTATCGTTTGGCAGCGTTAATGGGAGTTAGTTATTTTCAAACTTATTACACTCTAATTGTACCACCGGAAGGATTTAAAGTCAAGGCAGTTTTTGTTAAAATTTCCCCGCCCTGCCGAAACTCACAGGTATGAATAATCAAAAAGATAATGTCATTGCAGAGATTAAACGGTTCCGAAGCATATATAATCGTGCTGTAAAGCGTTCCGAACGAAAACTCGAAAAGCAGAAAGAGGAGGCGAGAGAAAATTCTAATTGGATGTATTATCGTCAGATAGGAGATTCTCTTTTAGCACTGTCTCAGGGCGAAATAAAAGGCAAATCAGAAATGTCGCTGAGTAATGTGCACACACAGGAAGTGATAACCATATCGCTCAACCCGAAACTGAGCCTTCGCAACAATGCCGAATTATACTATAAAAAATCGAAAAAAGCACATCGCGGCCACAAAATCACCGAAAAAAATGTTGAGGCAACCGAAAAAGATATTGAAGAATTGCGCCATTTTCTGAATAAAATCGACCAATTTATGGAGCAACCGGAAACCGGGGATGAAACCTTTCTTGAGGAGATTAAAACCCATGCGCAATCACAAGGACTGATTCCACGAAAAGGTTCATCCAAAGCACACGAAGGGGCAAATGTACCTTATCACCACTTTTATACCGAAACCTGGGATATCTATGTCGGGAAACATGCGTCACAAAATGATGAGCTTACCACACGTTTTGCAAAACCCAGAGATCTGTGGCTCCATGTAGCCGCCCATGCGGGATCGCATGTCGTAATCCGCCGTCCCAAAGATGCTCCCTATCCTCCCGATGATATCATACGTAAAGCAGCTATGCTGGCTGTCTGGTTTTCGAAGGCCAGGCACACATCCTATGCCGAAGTCCATCTCACCGAAACCCGTTATGTGCGAAAACCACGAAAATCACCTCCCGGTGAAGTACAGATCAGCAATTATAAATCGATCCGGGTGGAGCCCAAATCGCCAAAAGAGTTGTTTTCTTCCGGGCAGGATAGTACCATTTAATTTTTTTCGAAAAGAGCAAAATTCGCAGCATGACCTTCCAGGCCATACCCCTACGCAGAGACGCAAAGGAACAGTATGAAAAATGAAGAAAAGAAAATAGTCGAATACCAGCCGGGCGACGTTATAATACAGGAGGGCAAACTCGCCGAAGAACTGTTTGTTCTTTTAAGCGGTACGCTCGAAGTTTCGGTTAAGAATGTCAAAGTAGCCGAAATCAGTTTAAAAGGCTCGTATGTAGGGGAGATAGCATCACTGCTCTCCCAGCGACGGATCGCCACGGTCAAAGCGATGACTCCGGCAAAACTCCTGATGATCGAAAATATGACCGGATATTTCGAACAGAATCCATCCGCTGCAGTCTCTATCGGCCAGGCCCTCGCTGCACGAATCATGGAAATGAATGACAAAATTATCCATTACCAGGGCGAAGTCGAAAACTGGGTGAAACTGGGTGAAGAAGCCCTGAAGATGAAGGAGCTTGGACCTATAAAGGAAGCATTATCCGATATGCAACGGCTTCTACACGAAGTCAAAGCCGGCAGCAGCACACCACAAAAAGGGTCATAATTGATTTATTTTTCTCACAATAGTATATTATAACATCATTTGAAATTTAATGCGGGGCAAAATCCCGATTCGTAATCGGGATAGCTCGTTGGGCCCAGTGCCCAAGTTCTTTAAATTAAGATTTTATTGCGGGGTGGAGCAGTCCGGTAGCTCGTTGGGCTCATAACCCAAAGGTCAGAGGTTCACTCGGAGGCCAGGACGGCCGGAGAGCACTGCGCAGGCAGCAAATGCTGCCGAGCAGCCCCTTGAGGGCGGTGAGCCGGATGCGAGCCGTGAAATCCTCTCCCCGCTACCAAATACACAAGCGATCTTAAGCTAAAAATATCTATAGTTTAAGATCGCCTTTTTTATTATTTTATTTATTGAAAGCCAAAAATAAATAAACATTTTCGGCACTTCTCACGAAATCATTACAAAGGGCCCGCAAAATTATGATTAGATACATACTAATATTGTTCACAGCTATTTTCGTTGCATCTCCGCTTCATGCCGGTCCAAGACTTCAGGTAGAAGAGACCGAGTATTTTGCCGGTACTTTTCTTGAAGGCCAGGTTGATACGATATCCCATGATTTTATCCTGAAAAATACCGGTGATGAACCTTTGTATGTCCTTAAAGTCCATCCGGGATGCGGGTGTACAAAATTCCATGTCGATAAAAAGATCGCTCCCGGTGGAAGCGGAAAGATTTCGATCAAAGTCGATGTTTCTAAATTTATGGGCTTTGTTAAAAAGACGACCACCGTGCTCACCGATGCCGATAATCAGCAGACTATCCGCCTTACCATGAAAGCGAGAATCGAGCCGGTGATATCGGTTTCAGAAGAATTTATCAGGTTTGGTCCATCAGATATAAAGGAAAAAATCCGTCTGACCACCGACACCGAAAACCTGATAATTGAATCGGTGAAATATAACGCCTATCTCACCAAATCCGTACACCCGGTAGAGCACTCCCTGCAAAAATATAAGGAACAGGATAAGGAAGGGGCGGTGCAGTATGCCCTGAAGCTGCACGTATCCGACCGCCCGGCACGAACATCACCGGGTAAATTCATTATCACCACCAATCATCCGCAGAAAAAGACAATCGAGATCGGCGGCTTGATTCTGGTCGGCAACGAGTAATCAACCCGTCAATACCCCGGCTATTTTCGATGACTTCATGGTGACATCACCAATCCGGGGCGGGCCACCGATGTCTTCCTGACGCATAATGCCGGTAAGCAGAGTATCCGGGTATCCGCCCTTTTCAATGACATAGCGCCCGATATCATGGAGACTCCACGCTCCGGCGCCGCCAAAGTGATAGATCCCCCGTAGCTCTTTTGTGAGCGCACAAACAGCCATTCTCCCGATCTCATCGCAGGAAATACAGCTCCGGAATTCATCATGAAAAAGCGTAACCGGCAGGTTTCTCTTAAATCTGCTCTCGATCCAGTCGACAGCTCCTTTATCACCGGTCACCGAATCTCCCAAAGGCAACCCCAGACGGATAATACACCACTCCCTGCATTTTTGTATCACCTTTTCAGCCTCCCTGAATGTTTTGCCCGCCATACTTATAGGATCGGGTATATGCTCTTCGGCATAGCCATTGTGGGGAGGATTTTCGCCGGAAAAAACAAGATCGGTGCTCATAAAAAAGACCGGAATGTCCCCGAATACCTCTACAACAACACGGGCTCCGCCAACATTGAGCATCGATGCCCAGGCCGGTCGCTCCTCGCAAACATCGAGATCGCATACCCCCGCGCAATGAATGACATGGGTAGGCCGAAACTCCGATTTGATATGCCCCAGATTTTCTTTATCGGTGATACAGAGTGAATGAGCATTCTCGTAATCGGGGATATTCATTTTGGGCGAACGGATGCCCATAAGACGATGCTCGGGAAGAAGCCTTTGTAACTGTGTAAAAATCGGCCATCCATGAATCGACGTTATGCCGGTAACCAGAACGCGCCATGAATCGGGTACCGGAGGGGAAATCAAATCAATCTCAGGGGGAAAAAGCTGCATAAATCGATGCAAGAGGGCCTTCTGAGCTTTCCATTCATTATCCTCAGACTTGAATGTCAGCCATATTCTGCTTTTTTGCCGTTCAGCCCCCACCTCTCTTTTCTTGATTGCTTTCTATTCTGTCTCTTTCTGTAGCTTGTCTATTCCCTCTTGTTTTCCGATTACAACAAGTACGTCGTCCTGCTGGATTGTGTAATCCGGTCCCGGAAGAAACACAAAGCCTGCATCGGTGGCCTTCTTGATAGCCATTACAAAGACTCCATAAACATTTCGTAAGTGAAGGGCTTCGAGGCTGTTGTTGATAAGTTGTTTTGGTGCTGCAAAGTCGACAACAACATAATCATGAGCCAGAGGAACAAAATCAAGGAGATTCGGTTTGATAATGCGAAGCGAGAGGCGCTCGGCTGTTTCCAGTTCAGGTGAGAAAACGTGTGTGGCGCCAATCGACTTGAGTATTTCACCGTGCTCCTGACTGCTTTCTTTTGCTCGAATAACAGGTATGCCGAGACGTTTCAGATACAATACGCAAAGAATGCTCGATTCGAGTTCCTCACCAATGGTTACAATAGCCTCATCGAACTTATTCGACACCACTGCGGAGAGAGATTGAAAATCCTTGACATCCACAGACAGCGCCCTCTGGACATCATCTGTAATCGCGTTGACGCGTCCGATATCGTTGTCAATAGCCAGAACATCAGCATTTTTAGCTAAGGAACGGGCAAGACCCGCGCCGAAAAAGCCAAGTCCAACGATACAAATATGTTTTCGTTCTTTACTCATCCGATCATCACCTTTCCTTCGGGATATCTAACATCAATGGGCCTTTTGCTTAAGAGCAATATTACTGCCGTAAGAGGGCCGATTCTGCCAATGAACATTGTTGCAATTATCCATAATCTTCCAAGTGCACTTAGCCTGGAAGTAAGGCCTGTTGACAAACCGACTGTGCCAAAGGCCGAAACTTGCTCAAAAAGAATGTCACGTAATGATGCCCCGGATTCCGTCATCGAAAGAATGAAAATGCCGATGGCATTAAGAAGAAACGCGAGGCTGATTATTGTTAACGAACGACGAACAAGGGGTTGCGGCATGTGCCTGTCTTGAATGACTACATCAAGTCTCCCTTTCAAGCGGCCGGAAAGCTGTGTTATCCACAATGCAAAGGTAGTCGTTTTTACACCTCCCGCACAGGACCCCGGAGATCCGCCAATAAACATGAGCATGACGAGTACAAGAAGGGTGGATTGCGGGAGTAGGCCTATCTCAACCGTGTTGAAACCGGCAGTGCGGGCAGTTACCGACTGAAATATGGATGCGGACAAATTGAAGCCGATTTCCGGCAAAGAAGTCAGGAGCAGAAGAATTGCACCGGCAGAAAGGAGTACAAGAGTCATGACCAGGACTATTCGTGTGTGAATGGTAAGAACGCTCCAGAATGATTTACCATTATTCTTTCGGGATTGTGCTACTCTGATGAAGTCAAATATCACGGGGTGACCAATGCCGCCGACAATAATCAAGGCGGTTATGGTTGTAATAATCAGAGGATTGTGGTTAAACCCGATCAGACTATCGGAATAGAGTGAAAAACCGGCATTGCAGAAGGCCGAGATGGAATGAAAGATGGCCGAATACGCAGCGAATAGGACGCTATGTTCCGAAAGCATCCCGATGAAAAGCACTGCCGCGCCGATTAATTCTATTGAGCCCAGCAGATAAAGAATTCGTGTGAAATAGAGCCTGAACCCTCTCTTCAGCTCGTCATGGACCA is a genomic window of Chitinivibrionales bacterium containing:
- a CDS encoding DUF814 domain-containing protein translates to MNNQKDNVIAEIKRFRSIYNRAVKRSERKLEKQKEEARENSNWMYYRQIGDSLLALSQGEIKGKSEMSLSNVHTQEVITISLNPKLSLRNNAELYYKKSKKAHRGHKITEKNVEATEKDIEELRHFLNKIDQFMEQPETGDETFLEEIKTHAQSQGLIPRKGSSKAHEGANVPYHHFYTETWDIYVGKHASQNDELTTRFAKPRDLWLHVAAHAGSHVVIRRPKDAPYPPDDIIRKAAMLAVWFSKARHTSYAEVHLTETRYVRKPRKSPPGEVQISNYKSIRVEPKSPKELFSSGQDSTI
- a CDS encoding STAS domain-containing protein produces the protein MESMRIEIWQTQDTPNTTVLHVINELDGASVEKLNEVFDEVLHKYPRYVIADLSQVTLFSSAALGRFMGFKKRLVESKGDLVFTGLTLDIRTQLSSLGAFKIFESYPNVRSAVNAYKWEHEGISQSLTLSFPPELHFVPPVRQLVSRIAKQKGYSSRDSFRLETIVDEVCNNAVEHGDADAYRDIELFLGIDREKVEIKVINTSNPAKVEVLKQLSNSISKTAVPQLDDKRGRGLTLIKMLSNNLSIDFSENGTTVHVTRLRGD
- a CDS encoding DUF1573 domain-containing protein, translated to MIRYILILFTAIFVASPLHAGPRLQVEETEYFAGTFLEGQVDTISHDFILKNTGDEPLYVLKVHPGCGCTKFHVDKKIAPGGSGKISIKVDVSKFMGFVKKTTTVLTDADNQQTIRLTMKARIEPVISVSEEFIRFGPSDIKEKIRLTTDTENLIIESVKYNAYLTKSVHPVEHSLQKYKEQDKEGAVQYALKLHVSDRPARTSPGKFIITTNHPQKKTIEIGGLILVGNE
- a CDS encoding cyclic nucleotide-binding domain-containing protein; its protein translation is MKNEEKKIVEYQPGDVIIQEGKLAEELFVLLSGTLEVSVKNVKVAEISLKGSYVGEIASLLSQRRIATVKAMTPAKLLMIENMTGYFEQNPSAAVSIGQALAARIMEMNDKIIHYQGEVENWVKLGEEALKMKELGPIKEALSDMQRLLHEVKAGSSTPQKGS
- a CDS encoding TrkA family potassium uptake protein, coding for MSKERKHICIVGLGFFGAGLARSLAKNADVLAIDNDIGRVNAITDDVQRALSVDVKDFQSLSAVVSNKFDEAIVTIGEELESSILCVLYLKRLGIPVIRAKESSQEHGEILKSIGATHVFSPELETAERLSLRIIKPNLLDFVPLAHDYVVVDFAAPKQLINNSLEALHLRNVYGVFVMAIKKATDAGFVFLPGPDYTIQQDDVLVVIGKQEGIDKLQKETE
- a CDS encoding ATPase; translated protein: MIRRLFNAITSIYAHMRPEALLISSFGTAITVGTLLLWLPICHRGSVGLLEAFFTATSAVCVTGLIVVDTGTVFSPLGQIIILALIQLGGIGVMTFAALTFQLLGKRLSIAGQAAMTESLVHDELKRGFRLYFTRILYLLGSIELIGAAVLFIGMLSEHSVLFAAYSAIFHSISAFCNAGFSLYSDSLIGFNHNPLIITTITALIIVGGIGHPVIFDFIRVAQSRKNNGKSFWSVLTIHTRIVLVMTLVLLSAGAILLLLTSLPEIGFNLSASIFQSVTARTAGFNTVEIGLLPQSTLLVLVMLMFIGGSPGSCAGGVKTTTFALWITQLSGRLKGRLDVVIQDRHMPQPLVRRSLTIISLAFLLNAIGIFILSMTESGASLRDILFEQVSAFGTVGLSTGLTSRLSALGRLWIIATMFIGRIGPLTAVILLLSKRPIDVRYPEGKVMIG
- a CDS encoding sugar nucleotide-binding protein yields the protein MGAERQKSRIWLTFKSEDNEWKAQKALLHRFMQLFPPEIDLISPPVPDSWRVLVTGITSIHGWPIFTQLQRLLPEHRLMGIRSPKMNIPDYENAHSLCITDKENLGHIKSEFRPTHVIHCAGVCDLDVCEERPAWASMLNVGGARVVVEVFGDIPVFFMSTDLVFSGENPPHNGYAEEHIPDPISMAGKTFREAEKVIQKCREWCIIRLGLPLGDSVTGDKGAVDWIESRFKRNLPVTLFHDEFRSCISCDEIGRMAVCALTKELRGIYHFGGAGAWSLHDIGRYVIEKGGYPDTLLTGIMRQEDIGGPPRIGDVTMKSSKIAGVLTG
- a CDS encoding anti-sigma factor antagonist (This anti-anti-sigma factor, or anti-sigma factor antagonist, belongs to a family that includes characterized members SpoIIAA, RsbV, RsfA, and RsfB.); this translates as MESQIDLEYKDLKGVQTAKVVKFVGDLDATNVEFVLEKICNLMDDGFVNIVADFKKLRYVNSTGLGVLLHFNKSSKEKGGSFKIANVNENVYEIIEIIGASSLLEIYDDVDEAIEALK